The sequence ATAGAGTGTATATTTATCCCCATTACCGTAAGACTAAATGGTTTCCGTGTGTTTAGTACTGTTACTCATACACTGTGGTCGAGAAGTTGGTAGGGTAATATAGGTTCGAAACACAAATTGATCGTTAGATGGTTAAATTTTAGAAGGAACCGAAAATAACAAGTTTCTACAACTAGTCTTTTAGACCCAGACTAATTTTCTGGTCAAAATGTAGGCAATTAAGTGTTGTAGTGGGAGGAAGTTCATTTATTGGCATGCAATGCGAGTCTTATAATTTGAGAAGAAGAATGTGGAAGGATTTACTTATGTTTCAGTACTCTTATGCTTGTTTTCCATTTTGATAGATTGGTTACTGTTTACGTATTAGATATGTGATAGTTTTCAACTTTTCATGATAGATTTGGACACATGTTTCTGCATTTGTTTGTGGTCTTCTCAATGGTGTCTGTGCTGACGTTAACAATGCAGAACTAGTTTATGCTTTATGGAAAAGATTTTGCAACACATTTTGTATTTTCAATCTCTGTGAACATGTGTACAGAAGTGACATGATGTGGATGATTCATAAACTATGTTCTGTATGCAGGGGCTTCTTGTTGCGACTGCATTATTTAGATTCTGTGTGTGCGCTGCCTTCTTGGATTGAATTATGACTTGCAATTGTGGGCTTTTGGAAGAAGCATAACATGAATTTGATATGCCGAACAGTTTTTGAAGGTAATTGCTGATAAATAAAAATCATCATTATTCTGGTAGGATGGCAACTGAGGGTCTCCTGAGAATGGTAGAAAGCAGCAGGGGAAAGAAGTGGCCCCCATCTAAGGATGCTGCAACATTTGGATCTCCACTGAGAAGTATGACAGCAGAGGAGTCGGGCTTCGTTTCAAAGGGGCATGgctttaagagagagagagctgaagTTATACCCAGTCGAAGTGGTAGTGCTCCACCAAGTATGGAAGGTTCCTTTTCCTCTATTGAAAACCTATTAAGTCAACAGAACTCCAGCATGAAAACAAGCTTGACTAATTTAAACAACACTCTGGATAATGTTGAGAATGAAGAAAAACTGCGTTCAGACCCAGCTTATATGGCATACTACTTATCAAATATGAACTTGAATGCAAAGCCGCCTCCACCACTTACTGTACGGGAGAATCATCATGTCGTCCGCCATAGTGGTGGTCTAGGAACCAAAGGGAGACTGACTTCTTTAGATGACAGCGCCAGTGGGTCCTTGCATCTTTCTCAAGGTTCTCTCTCAACTCTTCAGGAGGACCCTAATGATGCTAGTTCATCCAGAAACTCTAATGATAACTTGGCAGAAGATGGTGTTGCAGTAATGCCTGTCAAGGACACGGTTTCTTTGGCAAGTTATAATAAGAGTCTATTGGATCTCATACAGGTAGGAGTTAAACTAAGTGGTTTAGTAGGTAtaacttttataaaaaatataatgtCTTACTTATGCTAACCATGTTTAACTcctcttttgtttattttactattttcttTTTGCATTTAGCTATAACGTATGACTACTACATTTGGATTCCTGTATTCATGATTAACCACACAGTTCAGAATTTCATAGCTCCTTTGGCCAATTAAAAAATTTTCATTTAATGTATCAGCTATAATTTTCCAGTATGTGTTGCCCTGTATTTATACGTTTTATCTTCATGGTGGTTTGTTTTAGCAAGACTTCCCCCGGACTCCATCTCCTGTATATAATCACTCCCTCACATCAAGTCTTGGAACAACAGATGAACCAATTGATAGTGATGTAAATTCACTTTCACCAAATGCTTCTTCTGTCAACAAGTCAAAATTACCtgaaccaaattcaaactctatCAATGATTGTCCAGATACAAGTGCCTCGGACGCGCTTGCTCGTGGGTTCATACCAAATGATGTTCCTTTGCCTACCACCTCCCCAAGTGCTCAACATCGTGATGTTACAGGGAACCTACAGAAAGATGAATCTAACATTGAGCATGGTGGGTCGGGGAATAATGCATCGATTAATGGTGACCTTCGGTTGGATCTTTCCAGAGCGAGAGCAGCTAAAGTTGATACCAACAATAACAATCAACAAGAACAATCTTATGGGAGGTATGTACCACAGCACAATTTGTCTACACAACAAGGGGTTCCATATCAACTTCAGGGGTTCCAGGCACAATTAGTTTCACAAGGAATGAATCATTTGCAAAGCAGAATGCAAAATCTTCCCCACGGCTACCCAAAATTCTCTTCTATTGAGACACAACCATCATTGCACTCACCTGGTGTCACACCTCCCTTGTATGGTACAACCACAGCATATATGACTTCAGGAAGTCCATTCTACTCAAATTATCAGTCGTCTGGTGCGTTTCCTACACAATATGGAATGGGTGGATATGCTTTAGGTTCTACTTATCTTCCTTCATATATGCCTGGGTATGCTTCTCATGGGTCTTTTCAAATGCTCTTTGATGCTACTTTGGGGCCAAGTTTCAATGGTCGAACTGCTGATGTTTCAAGAGGGGAGAGGATTCCCCATGAAGGTGATATGCAACACCCCAGTAGATCTTATGGGCAACATGGGCCAGTGCTCCAGCCACCTTTTGTGGATCCCCTTTATACGCAATACTATCCTCGTCTGTTGGAGGATTCATATGGTGCTTCAATTCCTTATGGTCACTTGGCGTCAAGGGCTGTTGTCAGAGGCCAACTTTCGCAACAAGAATTAAATGTTAATGCTTATAGGGCTGACCCAAAATTCCACACTTCAACTAATGGTAATCTGGGTATTCTAAGTCCAAGGAGTTTGGGAAACAATGGTAGTGGTTATTATGGACATCCTTCTGGCATGGATGTAGTGACACAGTTTCCAGCCTCACATCTTGGTAGTCCAATATTGCCATCATCTCCAATGGGCAGAATGAATCATCTTGGTCGGAAATATGAATTGAGGTCTCCTGAAGGTTCTGTTAGTGGAGTATATTCTGGGTGGCAAGGGCAGAGAAGCTCCATCTTGGATGATCCTAGAAGACACTCTTTACTTGAAGAACTGAAATCTAGTAATCCCCGTAAATTTGAACTTTCTGATATAGCTGGGCGCATTGTTGATTTCAGGTATTGCTTGTCCACATTTGCTTTTCCTTTGCTTGTACATAACGTTTGTGTTTgttctattattttttaatattcataTATAACTACAGTGTCGATCAACATGGGAGTCGATTTATTCAACAGAAGCTAGAGTACTGCAGTTCTGAAAACAAGGCATCTGTTTTCAAAGAGATTCTTCCACGTGCTTCAAAATTAATGACggatgtgtttgggaattatgTTATTCAAAAGGTAGGAATTCATAATTTGTGTCTGCTTAAGTACATTTTTTTTGCATCACATATCATCCTTATGGACTTGTGAATTCTGTGGATGGCCTATTAAAATTGTAtgattcttgttttttttttttttgtgtgttacaGTTTTTTGAATATGGGAGTCCTGAGCAGAAAAAGGAGCTTGCAGATCAACTTGCTGGGCAAGTGTTGCCCTTAAGTTTGCAGATGTATGGTTGTCGTGTAATCCAGAAGGTATGCTAAAACTTGATGTTTTCATAGTAAATATGTTTATTTAAGTCCGATGAACATGCTATTTTCTGCTTATGAGATTTTTACCAAGGGATGTGTTACTTATACAAAAGGTTTATACTGCAAGAGTTGATGGGGTTGAAGAGGGGTTCTAAAATAGGTTTTTTGAAGTACGGAAGATAAACTTTCAGGAGTTCTTTCAAAACCCTTTGCTGGGTAAACAATGAACAATACTATATACAGATTTGGAGGGAACATCTCTTTATTAGTCTGGGAAAAATTGTTCTTATGCTTTATATAGTCCGAATGTTTTCTTCTTAAGTCTGTGCTGGATGTTTCTATTAGGCTCTCGAAGTTATTGAGCTAGACCAGAAAATACAACTTGTGCATGAGCTTGATGGACATGTCATGACATGTGTACGAGATCAAAATGGAAATCATGTAATACAGAAGTGTATAGAATGCATTCCCACAGAGAAAATTGGATTTATCATTTCTGCTTTCCAAGGACAAGTTGCCACACTTTCTACTCATCCCTATGGCTGTCGTGTCATACAGGTAATAGCAACAGTATTCCGTTACGAAGTCTCCAGTTAGATTTTGTAGATCAGGTTTTGAAACATTACACTTTAACTTGCTAGAGAGTTTtggagcattgttcggatgacCTTCAAAGTCAGTGTATAGTTGATGAGATCTTGGAATCTACTTATGATCTTGCTCAAGATCAGTATGGCAATTATGTTACCCAGGTTGGTTTCTACCTTCTACTTTTGCTGTCTGTTGCTTCTTTTATTTAGAACAAGGTAACTATTTGATTCCTCGATTCTTTCTTTGCTAAGAGAGAGGTTCCACGgacaccctaaaccctaatttgatTGCTTTGCAGTTAAGTATCGTTCTTAATTTCCTGTATGTAATCTTAGCACTTGGAAAGTGACTACACTGATCTAGAATTCTGAAAATGCTGCCAGGTGGTAAAATTCTTGAACAATATCACACAAATATCACAAAAATACTTTTCTTCAAATGTCCGCAATGGTTTGAGGGTGAGGGCTAATCGGTTCTTTGTTATGTCAATTGTTATTATAGTTATATTAAAATCAAACCTAATATGTCATATGTGGTGTCTATCCAatcaagagagagaagaaaagggtGGTGCTGGAATATTCATCGGTATAATTTGAAGTTAAAGACTAGTTTTTGAAGAATGGACTTCCTGAAGACTAGCTTGTCCCCTTCACCTTATGATGATAGAGTTTACTTAAAATAAGTTGTGAAAAAATGAGGTTACGACAGAATAGTAACAGTGATGCATTGGAGCATTAAAATCGTTATAGGAGATGGTTCCTTTTGGTTTCTAATTTATGTTTTCTTCTTCATGTGTCCTTGCATTGCCTAAGTTTCTATCATTTCTAATTGAATGGAATATAAAGATGGATCATACTGCTTACAGCATGTTCTGGAAAGGGGAAAGCCCAACGAAAGAAGCCAAATTATCACCAAGTTGGTTGGGAAGATTGTACGATTGAGTCAGCATAAATATGCATCAAATGTTGTTGAGAAGTGTCTGGAGTATGGTGATACTGCTGAGCGGGAGCTCTTGATTGAGGAAATCATTGGACAAATGGAAGAAAATGATAGCCTGTTGGTAAGTGAAGCAAAGACGCATATGATAGGTTATCCCATGTATTCAGGTTTTTTATTCTCGATAAAGCTTATTTGCCCATCAACATTAGATATCAGTTAGATAGGAGGATTTGGCTCAAAGGCAGCATAATAATTATGGTTTGAAACTTGAGCCAATTAGGAAACATCCAGTTGTGCGTTTCCATATGAGTAGATTTCGTTTGTTTCCAAAAAATTTATAAACACACTCTGGTATTTTAATAGCATGAGTATTGAAGATTCTGCTTAAGTTTTGGGGGGACCGTGCGGAGTTTGAAAGTGTAGATATTGAATGCTGCATAATGCTGGTTGAATTATGATTTCTGCATATTGAGTTccattgtttttttatgttCCAGCCAATGATGAAGGACCAATTTGCCAATTATGTGGTTCAGAAGGTTCTTGAAACAAGCAATGATAGACAGCGGGAAATACTGCTCAAACTTATAAGAGTTCATATTGATGCTCTGAAGAAATATACTTATGGGAAACACATAGTTGTTCGGTTTCAACAGCTATCCGGTGAAGGTGAGTCAATTTCCCATTTTATCTGCATCTTGTAGAAGACTGTCTCTCATATGGCTTCTTAATCTAGCATCGTCTGTTGGAAACATCGTCTCAGGCTGTACAATTGTTACACGAGCTTAATGGATTTATATGTTTCTTATTTTATACTGATTATCCTAGTCGGATGTTAATCTTTTACCCTTTAACACGCAGATGTCCAAACCTCAGAAGCTGAGGGGGTATAGATAGGGGCAGACATTGCTCAATCCATTTGGCTTGAAGGTTTTGCTTGCGGAGTGCGGGTGGTTGACAGAAGGAAGAAGCATTACCTTAGAACAAGCAAAAGTTTTACCTTTTCTTTTCAAGAATGGCACCTTTTACAAGAAATTTCAAGAATAAGAAACAACAGCGGCGTTGATTGATGAAAACTCAATGCCTGCACCAAACCGATGGTAATTAAGTGTCCTAGTTTTCGTTGAAAAGTTTATAAAATGTGCGATTCTTGAAACAGGGGTAGACATTTGCTGGTTCTGTGGAAAACCGTCTGCAAGATATACAAGACAGCTACCGCGTCTTCTTTGCAAGAAGAAGAGCCAGATGATTGAAGCTACTGTGATGTATTTTCTGATTTTACATTTACGTATATTTGGGTGCACATATCCATGTAAAGCACTGTAAGTATCCATGCGCGGTTGAAGCCGGCGTAGATACTACTGTCTAGTTATAGCTTACTCGTAGTGTGTGAATTTGGGAAGACAACAACAAAATTTGTGTTGATGTGTAATATGATGTAAAAAGTTATATCAGGGTATGTTTCATTATGCAAATTatgtttgtgtttgtgtgtgatACTCAAAACAATGGTGCCTCCTAACCCAACTTTCTCGCCAGCTCCGCCGCCTCCCTCGCCGGCAGTGGCGGAGCATGGAAGGGACCAGAATTTTAAAAACGAGTTGCCCCTCCAAAAgtcaaaagtgcttttaaaatgttaGTTTTCTTTCCAAGTGTTTGGTAGTATGGAATGACAAAACTAACACCCAAATGCACAACTTTAAAAGAGCAAATATGCATTTTGTCTATGAATATGTATTGttaatttagatttttttttatagatggGACTTATGCAGTTTTCAAAAATTACTGCATGGAGTCGAATATCCTAGTGGATACTGTGTTGAGATTCAACTCATGTGTTCCGGGTTTGAAATTTctttcttaaattattttaatagtttTAAACCCTCCTTCCcttaataatatattaaaaaaaaaagtttttcaaaatttacattTCTCCTTTAACAAAATTACAGTCGTGCTCACTCTTAAATTATGTGGGTTCAGACTTTTGCATTACAGCTTTTGTTTATGTAGTTTAGTGGATTTGAGCTATGCATTGCTTTTTTCGCTTTATTATTGTGTAACActgtttttatttaataaattgaagttgaattttttgtttgtgcTTATTGGTTTGATCTCTTGGAtgctttttgttttgatttctcTTTCATGTCTAATTGagtattatattttctttttgcaaGAATTACGTAAGTTTGATTTGGTTATTTTGGAGTGGTGGTGGTCCATCTCAGACCGCTTGAATCTCACAAGTGAATAGAAAGTTAGGTTTACATTGGATTTCACCTGAATTGCCCCATCCATCATCTTGAGTAGAACTTTGGTTCCAAACCCCGTTTTCAGACAGGAGAAATAGGCCTTGTAGTGGTTTATGGGTGGTTTGAGTTTAGGGTTTTAAAATGTTTGTTAGGGTTAGTGGTAGAGCTTATGAGTTAGAGTTTAGATCTCAGCCCAAACACGAGTAAAACATTGAGTCATAAGCGATTAACCTGATGTAAAACATGTTACGataaaaaatgagaaaataaaatGGGGTCTAATGTCAGTAATCATACTAAAGtccttaaaaatattaaatgtgattAATTTAACGATAATAAAACGAAATCTACAGTGTAGAGTCTGAAGCCTCAAAATCGTTTTACGTAAATTACAATGCAAAGTATGAAACTCCATACTTAGTGTTCATTAACCTCTTGTTAATTAGGGAATATCTAATTAGTATAGTCCTAGTAGAGTAAACTTATATTGAGTAAAGTTAGAAGTCCCactccgagagagagagagagagagagagaaacactcTTTACATAATAAACGGTCAAGATGGGCCTGGCGGTGTAAGATGTACGGGCGAAGATATTTCAAATTTACGAAaatgttttcttttaattagaGCGTAAGAACAGCGCGAAAGAAAATATGACCGTTGGAGCGATCATTCCCTCTACGCGTTTTCTTATATAAATCCAAAAGCCTGAATTCCAACTCCCACTAGGAAATCTAAACGAAACTATAATTCCCCAAATCCTCCGCACACATTAGCAATAGCAACCGACCTTAAATAAGAAAGAGCTAGGTAGTTCCTGGGATTGATAGGAATGATATGgctgaatattttgtatatttaGAACAGAGGGTAAGGAGCCCATATAtacaaatacaaaatgaaaaagaCAAAAACTGATTCTAATCCTATAAAGTGTGATCCATAATTCATGGAATAGCCTTTCCTAGATTAGACAAATACAATATTAtacattaattataatatattcttaatactccccctcaagttggagagtgaAGATTACGAACGCCCAACTTGTCTCGCAGCTTCACAAATTGATCCTTCCCTAAAGCCTTCGTAAAAATATCAGCTAACTGGAGGAATGTAGGCACATACATAGGACGAATTATACCAGCTTGTAATTTTTCTCGAACAATATGGCAATCTATCTCAATATGCTTGGTACGTTCGTGAAAAACAGGATTTGCTGCGATGTACAAAGTTGCctgattatcacaaaataatgaAGCGGGAGTTTTCTGGAGAACTCGTAAATCTTGTAATATGTATCGCAGCCAAGTTATTTCTAGGCAAGTATTTGCCATAGCACGGTATTCTGCCTCAGCTGATGACCTGGACACATTATCTTGCTTCTTAGACTTCCAAGAAATAAGTGAATTGccaagaaaaatacaatatcCCGTAACTGATCTTCTCGTGGCACGACATCTTCCCCAATCAGAATCACAAAAAGCTTTCAAGTCTAGATTATTGTTGGCTGAAAATAGTAGACCTTGACCTGGAGTGCCTTTGATATATCTAAGGATTCGCATAGCTGCATCCCAATGCGGTTTTCGTGGCTCGTGCATAAATTGGCTCAAAGTACGAACGGGATAAACGATGTCCGGTCTAGTAACAGTGAGATATATCAATCTCCCAACTAACCTTCTGTATTTAGTTGGATCATTTAACAATGCTCCATCTGTGGGTGTAAGTGCTAAGTTTTGTTCCATTGGAAAAGGATCTGGTCGTACACCAAGTAACCCTGAGTCTTGAAGAATGTCGAGTGCATATTTTCGCTGTGACATAAAAATTCCCTTTTCCGAGCGTGCGAACTCAATACCCAGAAAATACTTTAGATCGCCAAGGTCTTTGATGCGGAAGCGTTTGAGAAGAAAGGCTTTGAGTTGTTCCATCTCTTGGATATTATTTCCTGTGATAagtatgtcatcaacataaataagaaCAACAGTGATTGAAGTACCTCGAACCTTGGTGAACAAGGAATAATCCGCTTTTGATTGATGATATCCGGCGTTTTGAATAGCGTCTGAGAAGGTGGTGAACCAAGTTCGAGATGCCTGTTTGAGTCCGTAAAGGGACTTTTTGAGCCGACATACAAGATTCTCCCCCTGTCGGCGAAGACCTGGAGGGGGTTCCATGTAGACCTCTTCATGAAGAGtgccatgaagaaaggcatttTGAACATCTAACTGGTGAATGAACCAAGTACGAGCAGCAGCAACGGTAATGAGACAACGCAGAGTAGTAAGTTTGGCAGTGGGTGAAAAAGTTTCCTGGTAATCAACGCCCTCAACCTGTGTGTATCCTTTTGCAACAACACGAGCCTTGTAACGATCAAGAGAACCGTCAGACTTGTACTTCTTTTTGAAAACCCATTTGGAGCCGATAGGCTTATGACCAGCAGGAAGGGGAACCAAGTCCCAAGTTTGATTACGTTGTAACGCATCTAATTCGGTATGCATAGCTTGTTGCCAGTGTGGATCAAGGATAGCTTCAGCATATGTGGTGGGCTCAGATGGACCTGTAATGTTAGCTAAAAAAGAGCAAT is a genomic window of Malus domestica chromosome 09, GDT2T_hap1 containing:
- the LOC103443350 gene encoding pumilio homolog 5; the protein is MATEGLLRMVESSRGKKWPPSKDAATFGSPLRSMTAEESGFVSKGHGFKRERAEVIPSRSGSAPPSMEGSFSSIENLLSQQNSSMKTSLTNLNNTLDNVENEEKLRSDPAYMAYYLSNMNLNAKPPPPLTVRENHHVVRHSGGLGTKGRLTSLDDSASGSLHLSQGSLSTLQEDPNDASSSRNSNDNLAEDGVAVMPVKDTVSLASYNKSLLDLIQQDFPRTPSPVYNHSLTSSLGTTDEPIDSDVNSLSPNASSVNKSKLPEPNSNSINDCPDTSASDALARGFIPNDVPLPTTSPSAQHRDVTGNLQKDESNIEHGGSGNNASINGDLRLDLSRARAAKVDTNNNNQQEQSYGRYVPQHNLSTQQGVPYQLQGFQAQLVSQGMNHLQSRMQNLPHGYPKFSSIETQPSLHSPGVTPPLYGTTTAYMTSGSPFYSNYQSSGAFPTQYGMGGYALGSTYLPSYMPGYASHGSFQMLFDATLGPSFNGRTADVSRGERIPHEGDMQHPSRSYGQHGPVLQPPFVDPLYTQYYPRLLEDSYGASIPYGHLASRAVVRGQLSQQELNVNAYRADPKFHTSTNGNLGILSPRSLGNNGSGYYGHPSGMDVVTQFPASHLGSPILPSSPMGRMNHLGRKYELRSPEGSVSGVYSGWQGQRSSILDDPRRHSLLEELKSSNPRKFELSDIAGRIVDFSVDQHGSRFIQQKLEYCSSENKASVFKEILPRASKLMTDVFGNYVIQKFFEYGSPEQKKELADQLAGQVLPLSLQMYGCRVIQKALEVIELDQKIQLVHELDGHVMTCVRDQNGNHVIQKCIECIPTEKIGFIISAFQGQVATLSTHPYGCRVIQRVLEHCSDDLQSQCIVDEILESTYDLAQDQYGNYVTQHVLERGKPNERSQIITKLVGKIVRLSQHKYASNVVEKCLEYGDTAERELLIEEIIGQMEENDSLLPMMKDQFANYVVQKVLETSNDRQREILLKLIRVHIDALKKYTYGKHIVVRFQQLSGEDVQTSEAEGV